The proteins below are encoded in one region of Ereboglobus luteus:
- a CDS encoding TonB-dependent receptor plug domain-containing protein — protein sequence MNQHKNRSLARVRAFRASGQLFSFANIAAAAAFALIAIAATGPAARAQSVTATASAPQQQPGTVELEAYVVSASRTAQNVKLTPSSVTSISLSHMENLQIPDLRTALQTIPGVNVSETGGAAGSQSAIYIRGANRNQTLFLIDGIRMNAEDWTGNYANYLGAADLAGFDRVEVLRGPQSTLYGSAAMGGVVSLETARGRGSAHGSVSIEGGSFNSIGGTAAIAGRKPLMSGLSASPQSLSYSASLSASYTENDRDYNIFRQASGSTRIEYQLADSFTAGFTYRGLRSHYEEPGPVGDPTQAGDLNLNLDIATVYVDWSPIAAFDTRLTYGWVQNIYDWVNRDGSWPSNAHSTRNVIDWQNTWRAIEQIQVVAGVNAEWSHYDSGDAPASERLASAYINVVANPVKNLELTAGVRGDDYSTLDSHATWRAGAAYRIEQSKTTFRATYGTGFNAPAPQYAQGGGHYAPSPDLKPEKSKGWDIGVEQDLWNDRITLGATYFRNDFDNKFAWDYGSYPYPTYNIPDATTKGVETYIYARPVDNMGVQIAYTYLDTRDNNGACLPRMPRHVLAADVNYQFTKRLFAGVGFNWVGGRPVDSSWATSEMPSYSTVRLYGGYEVCSGLKLKLRLENLFNKKYDTVAGYPALPFGVFGGIEWKF from the coding sequence GTGAACCAACACAAAAACCGTTCGCTGGCCCGCGTCCGCGCCTTTCGCGCGTCGGGACAGCTTTTTTCATTCGCGAACATCGCGGCCGCCGCCGCGTTCGCCCTAATCGCCATCGCCGCCACCGGCCCCGCCGCGCGTGCCCAAAGCGTGACCGCGACCGCGTCCGCGCCGCAACAACAGCCCGGCACCGTCGAGCTCGAAGCCTACGTGGTGTCCGCCTCGCGCACCGCGCAAAATGTCAAACTCACGCCCAGCAGCGTGACCTCCATTTCGCTCTCCCACATGGAGAACTTGCAGATCCCCGATTTGCGCACCGCCCTGCAAACCATTCCCGGCGTCAATGTCTCCGAAACCGGCGGCGCGGCCGGCAGCCAGTCCGCGATATACATCCGGGGCGCCAATCGAAATCAGACCCTCTTTTTAATCGATGGTATTCGCATGAACGCCGAGGACTGGACGGGCAATTATGCCAATTATCTCGGCGCGGCCGACCTCGCCGGTTTTGATCGTGTCGAAGTTTTGCGCGGTCCGCAAAGCACGCTTTACGGCAGCGCCGCGATGGGTGGCGTTGTTTCGCTTGAAACCGCCCGCGGTCGCGGTTCCGCGCATGGTTCGGTTTCGATTGAGGGCGGCTCGTTCAACAGCATTGGCGGAACTGCCGCCATTGCGGGACGCAAACCGCTCATGAGCGGTCTTTCCGCAAGTCCGCAGTCACTCAGTTACAGCGCTTCGCTTTCCGCTTCTTACACGGAAAATGACCGCGACTATAACATTTTCAGGCAAGCCAGCGGCTCCACCCGTATCGAATACCAACTCGCCGATTCCTTCACCGCCGGCTTCACCTATCGGGGGCTCCGCTCCCATTACGAGGAGCCCGGCCCCGTCGGTGATCCCACGCAGGCAGGGGATCTCAATCTCAATCTCGACATCGCCACGGTCTATGTTGATTGGAGTCCCATTGCCGCCTTCGATACCCGGCTCACCTACGGATGGGTTCAAAACATATACGATTGGGTTAACCGGGACGGTTCCTGGCCTTCCAATGCGCACAGCACGCGCAATGTGATCGACTGGCAAAACACTTGGCGCGCGATTGAGCAGATTCAAGTCGTTGCCGGCGTCAACGCCGAGTGGTCGCATTATGATTCCGGTGATGCTCCAGCCAGTGAGCGCCTCGCCTCCGCCTATATCAATGTCGTCGCCAATCCGGTCAAAAATCTCGAACTCACAGCCGGTGTTCGTGGTGACGATTACAGCACACTCGATTCGCATGCCACATGGCGCGCAGGAGCGGCTTACCGCATTGAGCAAAGCAAAACCACATTTCGCGCCACCTACGGCACCGGCTTCAATGCGCCCGCGCCACAATATGCCCAAGGCGGTGGTCACTATGCGCCCAGCCCCGATCTCAAGCCCGAAAAATCCAAGGGTTGGGACATTGGCGTCGAGCAAGACCTCTGGAATGATCGCATTACCCTTGGCGCGACTTATTTTCGAAACGATTTCGACAATAAATTTGCCTGGGATTACGGTAGCTATCCGTATCCGACATACAATATTCCAGATGCGACGACCAAGGGTGTGGAAACCTACATCTATGCGCGTCCCGTCGATAACATGGGCGTGCAAATTGCCTACACCTATCTCGACACTCGCGACAATAATGGCGCGTGTCTTCCGCGCATGCCCCGCCACGTCCTCGCTGCCGATGTCAACTACCAGTTCACCAAGCGGCTGTTTGCCGGTGTCGGATTCAATTGGGTTGGCGGCCGACCAGTCGACTCCTCATGGGCCACGTCCGAAATGCCAAGTTATTCGACAGTCCGCCTCTACGGCGGCTACGAGGTTTGCTCCGGCTTGAAACTCAAACTGCGCCTCGAAAATCTCTTCAACAAAAAATACGACACCGTTGCCGGCTATCCCGCATTGCCCTTTGGCGTGTTTGGCGGCATCGAGTGGAAGTTCTAA
- a CDS encoding ABC transporter substrate-binding protein, whose protein sequence is MTQLHKAGRTVPGEPRHQPLLRLLAAWPEASSCLVVFVLLLFTLHLSPFTLRVRADAPRPQPRVVSQTVGNDELLYAVADPGQIACLSHLSRDSSFSAIAGAAAAFPSLQKNATAETILSYEPTLVIFNDYSRTELVEQVRRAGVRVIVITKYYTLDDAFDNLRMIARELGPRAEARAEAIIADGLRRVAALRETLKGAKPVRVIAPSTYGLIPGSQSTFQDLCDYAGAENLAFTLGRLKGHQAPPSEKMLTWPIDKAVLVGADKNAALAPFKKLPPYQYMSAIREGRVVLLEPWQISCVSHLRIDAYERLARELHSARFPLMNNGK, encoded by the coding sequence ATGACACAGCTTCACAAGGCAGGGCGAACCGTCCCCGGCGAGCCGAGACACCAACCGCTGCTCAGGTTGCTCGCGGCCTGGCCGGAGGCATCGTCCTGCCTTGTTGTTTTTGTCCTCCTTCTTTTCACCCTTCATCTTTCACCCTTCACCCTTCGCGTGCGCGCGGACGCACCGCGTCCGCAGCCGCGCGTCGTTTCCCAGACTGTTGGCAACGACGAGTTGCTTTACGCGGTCGCCGATCCCGGGCAAATCGCCTGCCTCAGCCACCTTTCGCGCGACTCCAGTTTTTCCGCCATCGCCGGGGCGGCCGCAGCGTTTCCCAGCCTCCAGAAAAACGCCACCGCCGAAACGATCCTCTCCTACGAACCCACGCTCGTCATCTTCAACGATTACAGCCGCACCGAGCTCGTCGAGCAAGTGCGGCGCGCCGGCGTGCGTGTGATCGTCATCACCAAATACTACACGCTTGATGATGCGTTTGATAATCTACGCATGATCGCGCGCGAACTCGGCCCCCGCGCCGAGGCCCGCGCCGAGGCCATCATTGCCGACGGCCTGCGCCGTGTCGCGGCCCTCCGCGAAACGCTCAAGGGCGCCAAGCCCGTTCGCGTCATCGCGCCCTCGACCTACGGCCTCATTCCCGGCAGCCAGAGCACCTTTCAGGATCTTTGCGATTACGCGGGCGCGGAAAATCTCGCTTTCACGCTCGGCCGTTTGAAGGGGCATCAAGCGCCTCCCTCGGAAAAAATGCTCACTTGGCCAATCGACAAGGCCGTGCTCGTGGGCGCGGACAAAAACGCCGCGCTTGCGCCCTTCAAAAAACTTCCGCCCTATCAATACATGTCCGCAATCCGTGAAGGCCGTGTCGTGCTCCTCGAACCCTGGCAAATAAGCTGCGTCTCCCACCTGCGCATCGACGCCTACGAGCGGCTGGCGCGGGAGCTGCACTCGGCGCGGTTCCCGCTAATGAATAATGGAAAATGA
- a CDS encoding iron ABC transporter permease has protein sequence MNLSPARTLDGLLRRDELATFVIWNMRLPRLLVAMLIGGALASSGLVMQAYFRNSLASPGLLGVSAGGTAGAVVAIGAGFAAGSFFLLPFASIAGAFIATACVIALARRGAGTERLLLAGIALNAMLGAVSSYVLSNATLTYERNAQILFWLLGGLEDRTWEHVMMASPILLAALLLWPLGRQMDLLSLGADEAQSLGVDVRRLRGWLLVLSTVLTALATAVTGTVGFVGLVVPHIFRLLVGPEHRRLVPLSLVGGAAFVVACDLIGREAGGLRIGIVTSLIGGPFFLWLLRRQA, from the coding sequence ATGAACCTCTCGCCCGCGCGCACGCTTGACGGACTGCTCCGGCGCGACGAACTCGCCACGTTTGTCATTTGGAACATGCGCCTCCCGCGTCTTCTTGTTGCGATGCTTATCGGCGGCGCGCTGGCGTCGAGCGGACTTGTCATGCAGGCGTATTTTCGCAACAGCCTCGCGAGTCCCGGACTTCTCGGCGTGAGCGCCGGCGGCACTGCGGGCGCGGTCGTTGCGATTGGGGCGGGTTTCGCAGCGGGCTCGTTTTTTCTCCTGCCATTCGCATCTATCGCGGGCGCGTTTATTGCGACGGCGTGTGTCATCGCGCTCGCGCGGCGCGGCGCGGGCACCGAGCGGCTCCTGCTCGCCGGCATCGCGCTCAACGCCATGCTCGGCGCCGTTTCCAGTTACGTGCTATCCAACGCCACGCTCACCTACGAGCGCAACGCGCAAATCCTTTTCTGGCTTCTCGGCGGGCTTGAGGATCGCACGTGGGAGCACGTCATGATGGCGTCGCCAATCCTGCTCGCCGCGCTTCTGCTCTGGCCGCTTGGCCGCCAAATGGACCTGCTCAGCCTCGGCGCCGACGAGGCGCAAAGCCTCGGTGTCGATGTGCGCCGACTGCGCGGCTGGCTGCTCGTGCTCTCGACCGTGCTCACCGCGCTTGCGACGGCGGTCACCGGCACGGTCGGATTTGTCGGACTCGTCGTGCCGCACATTTTTCGCCTGCTCGTCGGCCCCGAGCACCGGCGACTCGTTCCGCTTTCGCTGGTTGGCGGCGCGGCCTTTGTTGTCGCGTGCGATCTCATCGGACGCGAAGCCGGCGGACTGCGCATCGGCATCGTCACGTCGTTAATCGGAGGACCGTTTTTCCTGTGGCTATTAAGGAGGCAGGCATGA
- a CDS encoding ABC transporter ATP-binding protein: protein MKTSVLEISNATVPGRIAGVSLALAPGVMAGLVGPNGSGKSTLLHVAAGLLPPEPGGGVQWNGVPLARIPILERGRRATWVPQEAHFEFGFTVRSVVAQGRYAHDDDGKHVDETLARFDLTALAHRPVNRLSGGERQRVLLARAHATAAPLQLWDEPLAALDPRHALKILLLGNKHTRAGGTLLFSLHDLRMAYILDMVVVMHEGRLRAAGKPADVLTPELLLDVFGVRAEITSSLSFALP from the coding sequence ATGAAAACCAGCGTCCTCGAAATTTCCAATGCCACCGTTCCCGGACGCATCGCCGGCGTCAGCCTCGCGCTTGCGCCCGGTGTCATGGCGGGACTCGTCGGACCCAACGGCTCCGGGAAATCCACGCTGCTCCACGTTGCCGCCGGACTGCTTCCGCCCGAGCCTGGTGGCGGCGTGCAATGGAACGGAGTTCCGCTCGCGCGCATCCCGATTCTCGAACGCGGCCGCCGCGCAACGTGGGTGCCTCAGGAGGCGCATTTCGAGTTTGGTTTCACCGTGCGCTCCGTCGTGGCGCAGGGCCGCTACGCGCACGACGACGACGGCAAACACGTTGACGAGACACTTGCCCGCTTCGATCTCACCGCGCTCGCGCACCGCCCCGTCAACCGACTCTCCGGCGGCGAACGCCAGCGCGTGCTCCTTGCCCGCGCGCACGCCACCGCCGCGCCCCTGCAACTCTGGGACGAACCGCTCGCCGCGCTCGACCCGCGCCACGCCCTGAAGATTCTCCTGCTCGGCAACAAGCACACGCGCGCCGGCGGCACGCTCCTCTTTTCGCTGCACGACCTTCGCATGGCTTACATCCTCGACATGGTCGTGGTGATGCACGAGGGCCGCCTCCGCGCCGCCGGCAAACCCGCCGACGTGCTCACCCCCGAACTCCTCCTCGACGTCTTCGGCGTTCGCGCCGAAATCACCTCAAGCCTTTCCTTCGCGCTGCCCTGA
- the cobO gene encoding cob(I)yrinic acid a,c-diamide adenosyltransferase, translated as MSHTPQTTAEKTGPQTEAEHAGHMKAIQADMRAKLEATREKRGLVIVHTGNGKGKSTAGFGMVARMLAHKRKCAVIQFIKASNDAVAKLLAGPNLRWHHVGEGFTWDTQNRDADIAQCRAGWQLALDYMRDPEITLIDLDEINVVLDLGYLSVDEVLAALRQKRPDQHIVCTGRNAPAALIELADLVTEMREIKHPFNTGVQAQAGIEF; from the coding sequence ATGTCGCACACACCGCAAACCACCGCCGAAAAAACCGGGCCTCAAACCGAAGCCGAGCACGCCGGACACATGAAAGCCATTCAGGCCGATATGCGCGCCAAGCTCGAAGCGACCCGCGAAAAACGCGGCCTCGTCATCGTGCACACTGGCAACGGCAAGGGCAAAAGCACCGCCGGTTTCGGCATGGTCGCGCGCATGCTCGCGCACAAACGCAAATGCGCCGTCATCCAGTTCATCAAGGCCTCCAACGATGCCGTCGCCAAACTCCTCGCCGGTCCCAATCTCCGCTGGCACCACGTTGGTGAGGGGTTCACGTGGGACACGCAAAACCGCGACGCCGACATAGCCCAATGCCGCGCCGGCTGGCAACTCGCGCTCGACTACATGCGCGACCCCGAAATCACGCTGATCGACCTCGACGAAATCAACGTCGTTCTTGATCTCGGTTATCTTTCCGTCGACGAAGTGCTTGCCGCGCTCCGCCAAAAACGTCCCGACCAGCACATCGTCTGCACCGGGCGCAACGCCCCCGCCGCGTTGATCGAGCTCGCCGACCTCGTCACCGAAATGCGCGAAATCAAACACCCCTTCAACACCGGCGTCCAAGCGCAGGCGGGCATCGAGTTTTGA
- the cobT gene encoding nicotinate-nucleotide--dimethylbenzimidazole phosphoribosyltransferase: MTNPTIPPLSRELEPALRAAIDNKTKPPGSLGRLEEVALRLGLMQGTLAPELRAPASLVFAGDHGLADEGVSPFPKAVTVQMVLNFLAGGAAINVFARQHGLHLKVIDAGVAGALPEHPDLIARKVMPGTRNALREPAMTPAEVELCFAHADRIIGDLHARGCNAVIFGEMGIGNTSIASLLMSALTGTPLEDCTGRGAGHDPAGLARKIDILKRVQARHGPITDPRAALAAYGGCEVAMMAGAMLSAASRRMLVMNDGFIVTSALLVASRINPAVLDYTIFGHTSAEGAHPKLVSRLGGKPLIALDLRLGEGTGAALAWPLVMSAAAFLREMATFESAKISNRE, encoded by the coding sequence ATGACCAACCCAACCATCCCTCCGCTTTCCCGCGAACTGGAACCCGCGCTCCGCGCGGCCATCGACAACAAAACCAAGCCGCCCGGTTCGCTTGGACGGCTTGAGGAGGTCGCGCTTCGGCTCGGCCTCATGCAGGGCACGCTCGCGCCCGAACTCCGCGCGCCGGCGTCGCTCGTGTTTGCGGGTGATCACGGGCTCGCCGACGAGGGTGTGAGTCCGTTTCCCAAGGCCGTCACCGTGCAAATGGTGCTCAATTTCCTCGCGGGCGGCGCGGCGATCAATGTCTTCGCGCGCCAGCACGGCCTCCACCTCAAGGTGATCGATGCCGGTGTCGCCGGAGCGCTGCCCGAGCATCCCGATCTCATCGCGCGCAAGGTCATGCCCGGCACGCGCAACGCCCTGCGCGAACCGGCAATGACACCCGCCGAGGTCGAGCTCTGCTTTGCGCACGCAGACCGCATCATTGGCGATCTTCACGCGCGCGGTTGCAACGCCGTCATTTTTGGCGAAATGGGCATCGGCAACACCTCCATCGCCTCGCTCCTCATGAGCGCGCTCACCGGCACTCCGCTTGAGGACTGCACCGGGCGCGGCGCGGGGCACGATCCCGCCGGGCTCGCCCGCAAAATCGACATTCTCAAACGCGTGCAGGCGCGTCACGGCCCGATCACAGATCCGCGCGCCGCGCTCGCGGCCTACGGCGGATGCGAAGTCGCGATGATGGCCGGCGCGATGCTTTCCGCCGCCTCACGCCGCATGTTGGTGATGAACGACGGCTTCATCGTGACGAGCGCGCTGCTCGTTGCCTCGCGCATCAACCCCGCCGTCCTCGACTACACGATTTTCGGGCACACGAGTGCCGAGGGCGCGCATCCGAAACTAGTTTCGCGGCTTGGCGGCAAACCGCTCATCGCGCTCGACCTGCGTCTCGGCGAGGGCACCGGCGCCGCGCTTGCGTGGCCGCTCGTCATGAGCGCCGCCGCCTTTCTCCGCGAAATGGCCACATTCGAGTCGGCCAAAATCAGCAACAGGGAATGA
- a CDS encoding alpha/beta fold hydrolase, protein MDTNRAYGVAPFRIALLHGGPGAAGEMRPVAEFLSKNPNVPGVLECLQTSKTIAGQLEELHAQLVADASPPVTLVGFSWGAWLGCLFASRYPDLVRKLVLVSAGAFLKQYNRDLMPLRMQRLSIPQRNEAGALIAELEGSKMDDAMLKRFGELMAIADSFEYDPRGGGTTCPNMDIYRSIWPEAVRLRDSGELLERVKSIQCAVVAMHGDHDSHPMRGVEEPLARTLANFRMIRLEKCGHTPWFEKYAGARFYEALIEELRHDR, encoded by the coding sequence GTGGATACGAACAGGGCATACGGCGTGGCGCCGTTTCGAATTGCACTTTTGCATGGAGGCCCCGGCGCTGCCGGTGAAATGCGTCCGGTGGCCGAATTCCTGTCGAAAAATCCCAATGTGCCCGGCGTTCTGGAGTGCCTGCAGACATCCAAAACGATTGCAGGGCAATTGGAGGAGTTGCATGCCCAATTGGTCGCGGACGCATCGCCGCCTGTCACACTGGTTGGCTTTTCATGGGGCGCATGGCTTGGGTGTTTGTTTGCGAGCCGGTATCCCGATCTTGTGAGGAAACTTGTTTTGGTAAGTGCCGGCGCGTTCCTCAAACAATACAATCGCGACCTCATGCCATTGCGCATGCAAAGGCTCTCAATTCCGCAACGCAACGAAGCTGGGGCCTTAATTGCGGAGCTCGAAGGTTCGAAAATGGATGACGCCATGTTGAAACGATTTGGAGAATTGATGGCCATTGCTGATTCCTTTGAATACGATCCGCGTGGTGGCGGAACGACATGTCCAAACATGGATATTTATCGTTCAATCTGGCCGGAGGCAGTGCGCTTGAGGGATTCGGGTGAACTGCTGGAACGTGTGAAAAGCATACAATGCGCCGTGGTTGCGATGCACGGTGATCACGACTCGCATCCCATGCGCGGGGTGGAGGAGCCGCTTGCGCGGACTTTGGCGAATTTTAGAATGATCCGCCTTGAAAAATGCGGGCACACGCCATGGTTTGAGAAATACGCTGGGGCGCGTTTTTACGAAGCGCTAATCGAAGAATTGCGTCATGATCGCTAA
- a CDS encoding adenosylcobinamide-GDP ribazoletransferase, with the protein MNAFLSRELRALHSAVMFFTRIPMPSFKDYDPGDLQRSSAYFPLVGWITGGAAALAWWGAIQIWPPAIASGASLAVTLLLTGAFHEDGFADMCDGFGSGAPKDRVLEIMRDSRIGAFGAIGLVVMLTLKWQAVAALPLQPAWLAPALLFAAHTVSRGASGTLMTTLAYVSEQGKAKPLATTLRGWRLVVSLVFALAPFALLPLRFWWTLVAVGVARAVMAWLCKRRIGGYTGDCLGATQQVCEAAFYLCAVALVWAR; encoded by the coding sequence ATGAACGCATTTCTTTCACGCGAGCTTCGCGCGCTGCATTCCGCGGTGATGTTTTTCACGCGAATTCCAATGCCGTCGTTCAAGGACTACGATCCCGGCGACTTGCAGCGCTCGTCGGCTTATTTTCCGCTGGTCGGCTGGATCACGGGCGGCGCGGCGGCGCTCGCGTGGTGGGGTGCGATTCAAATCTGGCCGCCCGCAATCGCGAGCGGCGCGAGCCTTGCAGTCACGCTTTTGCTCACCGGTGCGTTTCATGAGGATGGCTTTGCCGACATGTGCGACGGTTTTGGAAGCGGCGCGCCGAAGGACCGCGTGCTCGAAATCATGCGCGACTCGCGCATCGGCGCGTTCGGCGCGATCGGGCTTGTCGTCATGCTCACGCTCAAATGGCAGGCGGTCGCCGCGCTGCCGTTGCAACCGGCGTGGCTGGCGCCCGCGCTTTTGTTCGCGGCGCACACGGTGTCGCGCGGCGCGTCCGGCACGCTCATGACCACGCTCGCGTATGTGAGCGAGCAGGGGAAGGCGAAGCCGCTTGCCACCACGCTGCGCGGCTGGCGCCTGGTGGTTTCGCTTGTCTTCGCGCTGGCACCGTTCGCGCTGCTGCCGTTGCGATTTTGGTGGACGCTGGTCGCGGTTGGCGTGGCGCGCGCGGTGATGGCGTGGCTCTGCAAACGCCGCATCGGCGGCTACACGGGAGACTGCCTCGGCGCAACCCAGCAGGTTTGCGAGGCCGCGTTTTATCTCTGCGCAGTCGCGCTTGTTTGGGCAAGGTAG
- a CDS encoding transposase: protein MPLERDLVGFGADIHISRRNLPHWTISTNTGAVYWITFRLADSIPQKTLRAWRNNFNVWKQTHPPPWDAAVWAEYDERFGNHYEAWLDQGNGSRALAKSHVRDVVISCLTRFAGERFLLHAAVIMPTHVHALMQPLQHHTITALLKGIKGASARLANQLLGATGSFWHDESYDHIVRSNEQLAYYFRYVADNPRKAGLSSDEYWLYKK, encoded by the coding sequence ATGCCCCTCGAACGCGATCTCGTCGGCTTCGGCGCGGATATACACATATCCCGGCGCAATCTTCCCCACTGGACAATCAGCACAAACACCGGGGCCGTTTATTGGATCACCTTTAGACTCGCTGATTCCATTCCGCAGAAAACGCTGCGCGCATGGCGGAACAATTTTAATGTTTGGAAACAAACGCATCCGCCGCCTTGGGATGCCGCGGTTTGGGCCGAATATGACGAACGTTTTGGCAATCATTATGAAGCATGGCTCGATCAGGGCAACGGTTCGCGCGCACTCGCAAAATCCCATGTCAGGGATGTTGTCATCAGCTGTCTGACGCGTTTTGCCGGCGAACGTTTTTTGCTGCATGCGGCCGTGATCATGCCCACTCACGTCCATGCTTTGATGCAGCCGCTCCAACATCACACCATCACCGCGCTCCTGAAGGGCATCAAGGGTGCGAGCGCGCGGCTGGCCAATCAACTGCTCGGCGCGACAGGATCATTCTGGCATGACGAGAGCTATGACCACATTGTTCGCAGCAATGAACAGCTTGCATATTACTTTCGCTATGTCGCGGACAACCCGCGTAAGGCCGGCCTGAGTTCCGATGAATACTGGTTGTATAAAAAATAA
- a CDS encoding histidine phosphatase family protein — translation MSVLPSRSASRVVLIRHTRVDVAPGVCYGRTDVPLASTFAGEATAALSLMPWPPSEIWTSPASRCTRLAEHFGISNIRVDPRLLELDFGEWENRAWESFRSPRSEAWALDPMRVRPPGGETGEELHARVGAARDEILSRIAADENGALRIAIITHAGVIRSWLAHASGRGLMDFFGETVPHGSPLAVA, via the coding sequence ATGTCCGTGCTACCTTCCCGGAGTGCCTCCCGTGTTGTTCTCATCCGCCACACGCGTGTCGATGTTGCGCCGGGGGTTTGCTACGGACGGACGGATGTGCCGCTCGCGTCCACTTTTGCCGGGGAAGCCACGGCCGCGCTTTCGCTCATGCCCTGGCCGCCGTCCGAAATTTGGACGAGCCCGGCATCGCGCTGCACGCGGCTCGCGGAGCATTTTGGCATTTCCAATATCCGCGTCGATCCGCGCCTGCTCGAACTCGATTTCGGCGAGTGGGAAAATCGCGCGTGGGAAAGTTTTCGCTCGCCCCGGAGCGAGGCGTGGGCGCTCGATCCGATGCGTGTTCGCCCGCCCGGCGGCGAGACGGGCGAGGAGTTGCACGCGCGAGTCGGCGCGGCTCGCGACGAGATTCTTTCGCGCATCGCGGCGGATGAAAACGGCGCGTTGCGCATCGCAATCATCACGCACGCGGGAGTGATCCGTTCGTGGCTAGCCCATGCAAGCGGGCGCGGCCTGATGGATTTTTTCGGCGAGACCGTGCCTCACGGTTCGCCCTTGGCCGTTGCGTGA
- a CDS encoding patatin-like phospholipase family protein — protein sequence MSRPGHILQVLILRVRLACRAAVWVTSFAIAFLFSGCAHAPLNQPLEKNAPRAESLRMPAENTTDLAVFLFFSGGGKRASALSYGVLKALSDTTVLLDGHTHRLSDRVEFISSVSGGSFTAAYYGLYGDRIFEDFEKRYLKHNTDAALSLRLLNPYWWFRLGSGYYGRSDMAARYYDKRLFKGATFGDLLKNGNRPFLSINATDAANAEQFSFTQTTFDLISSDLSRYPISRAVAASSAVPFALTPVTLKNYSNKTGVQSYVDPLLLPARKADPMRPLTEREQYLRKIVRSYTDEGERPFIHLVDGGMSDNLGLHGIIDASVMLGGLHELMDHVRMKPPEKLLFVIVNAEARRGGHLTETERTPGSFETMRQVNDIRGNQRNARTLEALMHLVEEWKDRNRPLAVAGQPAPEFYIVIVDFEKLADDKEREFFQTLPTRFSLPDKTIDLLTAAGGKILRDSPEFQRLLRDIAGDAAQPAGNNRAE from the coding sequence ATGTCGCGCCCGGGCCACATTCTTCAGGTTTTGATTTTACGCGTGCGTCTCGCATGTCGCGCAGCTGTTTGGGTGACGTCGTTTGCCATTGCGTTTTTGTTTTCCGGCTGCGCCCACGCGCCACTCAACCAGCCGCTCGAAAAAAACGCGCCGCGTGCCGAGAGCCTGCGCATGCCCGCTGAAAACACAACCGACCTCGCTGTTTTCCTGTTTTTTTCCGGAGGCGGCAAACGCGCCTCCGCGCTTTCCTACGGCGTGCTCAAGGCCCTCTCCGACACGACCGTTTTGCTCGACGGGCACACACACCGCCTGAGCGACCGGGTCGAGTTCATCTCCTCTGTTTCAGGCGGGAGCTTCACCGCCGCCTATTACGGCCTCTACGGGGATCGCATTTTCGAGGACTTCGAAAAACGCTACCTCAAGCACAACACCGACGCCGCGCTCAGCTTGCGCCTCTTGAATCCCTACTGGTGGTTTCGTCTCGGCTCCGGTTACTACGGGCGCAGCGACATGGCGGCCCGCTATTACGACAAGCGCCTCTTCAAGGGCGCCACGTTTGGCGATCTCCTCAAAAACGGAAACCGTCCCTTCCTTTCCATCAACGCCACCGACGCGGCCAACGCCGAGCAGTTCTCCTTCACGCAGACGACCTTCGACCTGATCTCATCCGACCTTTCCCGCTACCCCATTTCCCGCGCCGTCGCCGCCTCGTCCGCCGTGCCCTTTGCGCTCACGCCGGTCACGCTCAAGAATTATTCCAATAAGACCGGCGTGCAGTCCTACGTCGATCCGCTTTTGCTTCCTGCGCGCAAGGCTGACCCGATGCGCCCCCTCACCGAGCGCGAGCAATACTTGCGCAAAATCGTGCGCTCCTACACCGACGAGGGCGAGCGTCCCTTCATTCACCTCGTTGACGGGGGCATGTCCGACAACCTCGGACTGCACGGCATCATCGACGCGAGCGTGATGCTCGGCGGCTTGCACGAACTGATGGATCACGTGCGCATGAAGCCGCCCGAAAAACTCCTCTTCGTGATCGTAAACGCCGAGGCGAGGCGCGGCGGCCACCTCACTGAAACGGAACGCACGCCCGGCTCGTTCGAAACCATGCGGCAAGTGAACGACATCCGCGGAAACCAGCGCAACGCGCGCACGCTCGAGGCGCTCATGCACCTCGTCGAGGAATGGAAGGACAGGAACCGCCCCCTTGCCGTCGCCGGGCAGCCCGCGCCTGAATTTTATATCGTCATTGTCGATTTTGAAAAACTTGCCGACGATAAGGAGCGCGAGTTTTTCCAAACCCTGCCGACCCGGTTCAGTTTGCCCGATAAAACAATCGACCTCCTGACGGCTGCGGGAGGAAAAATCCTGCGCGACTCGCCGGAGTTCCAACGCCTCCTGCGCGATATTGCCGGAGATGCCGCCCAGCCCGCCGGAAACAATCGCGCGGAATAA